A window of Candidatus Wallbacteria bacterium genomic DNA:
TTTTTGATATGCTTGGATCTCATCCGGAATTGCTGCATCCTTTCTTATCCAAAGCTCTTTTCCAATCCTCCAGTCGCCTGCGGCCATCACCAGGGGAGTGTAAGCCCCGTTATGGTAATGGTCAGCGTATTTTACATCTGCCCCCTTTTCCAGCAGCTTTCTCACAACAGCAAGTTGTTTTTCCCTGGCAGCAAAGAAAAGTGCTGTCCGCCCATGAATGTCCGTACAGTTTACATCTGCACCCAGATTCAAAAGCCGGAGACTTAAATCGGTTTTCCCGTAAATTATCGAGAGCATCAAAGGCGTTCGCGAATAACGGTCCTCTTGGTTGATCTCTGAGCTTGAAATCACCAGGCTGTTTTCGTCTGGAATCGGGTATTTAAAGTGAAGTTCAGGGGTCATTTCCCAATAGGTAAGCCTGTCCAGCAGTGACGGATTATTTATCAATTCAATGTATCTCCGTGGCTTTTTAAAGTAGGGAATTCCATGGACACTGCATCTGCAAAAAAAACAGTCTTTGCTATTGTAAAGACTATATTCTCCATTTTGCGGGCAGTTGGGACCGGTGTGATGTATTAACTCAGGAAGGTACTTCAGGATCAGCATGGAGGACGGGATATAACCCCAGTCGCGATTGAATTCATCTAACTTGCCGTCAAACTCATAACGCAGTTGTCCGCATTGCATCACATTGCAGCAGGATCTAAATAGAAATTCAGTGATTGCTACCAAACAGACAATCCCTATAACAGATTTTATCAGATAACTTCGAAGATAACTCTTGGTGTTATTTTCCATAAGTACTCAGTAAGGTATCAGGCAATCGCCTATTCTCACTAATGGACAATCAATTAGAGAAGGCCATTCGGTTAATATTGACAAATCTAACAATTCAGAAAACAGCATCCCTTTGTTGTGATCTATCCAATTCTGATTCGCCAGCTTGAACAGCTGGGTAAAAACTTCTTCCGCATCTAACGCATTCAGTTCTCCATCACTTCCAACAAAGACATCCGGGTTGTTGAAAGCATTGATCCAGCTCGAGGCATTGTCGAGACCATGTATGCCTTTAGCAGACCAGCAGGCTGACAGAATTACAACCCTAGGATGATTATTACCTAAATTTGGTTTTACTTCCTTGGGAGCAAGGTAACAATCCCGATAACTCCAATATGTATCATAGATTCTTTCATCTGGATACATTGCAATTCCTGCTATCGTACCATAACCATGACCAGCGATGATGATCTTGTCAAAATCTTTCAACGAAAGATAGTTTCTTAATGAGGCATCTTTGAATTGCGCTGGTGTGGGCGTATAGCATACCGTCACATTGTTTGTTTTCCTGAGTTCATTCTCTAACAGCTTGATCTGAGCGCTCCAGATCCCTTCCTTGGAAGTAAAAATCTGGCCGAAAATTGATTCAAAATACACTAAGTTTATTGCATTATTGATAAAATCCGCTTCTACAATGTTAGGATTGTATGCACACACGAGCAATGTAGGAAGCTTGATCAGAATTCTCCTGATTTTCTGCCCGAAAATCAGCTCCAGCAGATTCATTCTACTCTCGTCGCCGGTTTTTACTGGAACAATCATGCCACCTTTAATGCTGCTTTGATCGCTCGGGTGACTGTCACTGGCCAAAAGTAATTTTCCGGACCTGAACTTACTCTTGCTGATTCGATCGCATATCACTTCATCAGAGTCATATACATTTGTTTTAAACCTGAGGCTGATACTGTCACCTTCTTCAACTGGCGATGTCACTTCAATCTGAAAAATTGTATTGTCATTCATAAACTGGGTTTGGTCCAGGTCTGCGGCATTGCTGAAATCAATGAAAGAATTGGAAGCTTCATATTTTACACTCTTCGAAACTTTATCAGAGCCGATGCCCGGTCCAAGCCAGAGCGGCAATTTTAATGGTATTTTTTCTCCGAAAGCGATTAAATTTCCATTCAGCAACTCTTCACCAGGTTTTTTTCCGGAAAACCGATCATCGGGAGATGGGCTCAACACTTCAAGCTCCAATGTTCCAGCTTCATTGACAAAATGACGGCTGCTCGGGGAAGTTTCTGTGAATGACAATCTGATTTCCTCAGTTGCATTTGGATTCCATGGTATCAATATTATTTCATCAGTAGCATCATCTGAGTAATCAGTGGCAAATTTAAGTGTTGTTTTTACAGGAGCTCCGTAGTTCGGTGGAAGCCCCATTCCTTTTGCAGAGTGGTTAATAAACACTGGTGCAAACTTGATCCTCTTCCCATCCTCATTCACCAGACAAATCGGCACCTGGTTGTCTCCCTCCACCCAGATTTCAGGTGTTACTGATCTCGTGCCGAAGATTCCAGCATTCAGTCTGCATTTGGCTGTCAGGATCGTGTCCTGAAAATCGCCCGTGCCGCCGGTATAGGTGGCTGTGTTGGTTTCAGTGGAAGCGAAGATGTGGCCGTCGCCTTCATTGCCGCTTTCTTCCCATTTCCATTCCTTGATAGCTGAGGCAGGCACCTGGGCTTCATGAGAGTCATCGTCCATGTAAACAAGTTTTGCAGTGAAGTTTACAGGCTCGCCTTGGGCGATGGTGTCTGTCATTGGGTC
This region includes:
- a CDS encoding ankyrin repeat domain-containing protein, yielding MINNPSLLDRLTYWEMTPELHFKYPIPDENSLVISSSEINQEDRYSRTPLMLSIIYGKTDLSLRLLNLGADVNCTDIHGRTALFFAAREKQLAVVRKLLEKGADVKYADHYHNGAYTPLVMAAGDWRIGKELWIRKDAAIPDEIQAYQKSIEASNEFVELVSDLVQAGADVNATGGNGNALFYACYFGHFKTADFLIEHGASIEAADKLYSVNISPIDNLPYCKNYEYTQIWFPPGATLVQIKDYLREKHGRK